TTCCACTGATTTTTTTGTAGATATCGGACCAATATGAAGCGCAGCGTTACAGTATTCTGCAATTGCAATATTTCGTTGTACAATTACTTCTTCTGCAAGTGCTGGTAAGCCTTTTAAACCAAGGGAGGTGCTTGTTGCACTTTCATTCATTTTGCCATCGTGTGCAATTGTACTGTCGTTGCAGTAGGTAATAATTGATCCTTTAAACAGTTGAGCATATTGTAGTGCACGAATTAGTAATCCGGAATTTTTCATAGATTTTTTGTCGTCACTAAAAGCAATAGCGCCAGATTGGTGCATGTCGTATAGTTCTGCAATGTCCTTTCCTTCCTGGTTTTCTGAAATTGAACCTATAGGCAGGATAGCTACAATTTTTCCTTTTGCTTTGTTTAATACGTATTCAATTTGAGCTTTAGAAGAAAGTGTGGGATTGGTAGATGGCATAACCGCTACATGCGTAAATCCGCCTTGTGCAGCAGATTGTATGCCGGAGTTAATATCTTCTTTGTATTCAAACCCGGGGTCGCATAAGTTAGCTTGCATATCAAACCATCCGGCTGATACGTGCAAATTTTTAGCTGAAATTACTTTTGTGTTTTTATCAGCCTTAATACCCTTTTTTAGTTGTTCAATTACTCCGTTTTTAACGAGTATATCTACTTGTTTGCCATTAAATGGAGATTGTGCATCAATTATGGTTGCAGATTGAATGAGTATGTTCATTTGTTTGATACTAAATACCTTACAAATCTATTAAATATATTGAATTTAGAAGGAATTGTAGCCTTATTTAGTTCCAACTTCCTGATATCGTAAAATCCCACCCCAAAGGCTCATTTGTTCTAAAACAAAGTTTTGACGACCTCTTACATAGCCCGATGGCGCTTTGATTGAAAATTTTCTTGGATTGGGCAATACAGCTGCAATAAGTGCCGATTCTGTTCTGCTAAGTTTATGGGCATCTTTTTTGAAAAAATATTTTGCAGTAGCCTGCGCACCATATACGCCATCGCCCATTTCAATTATGTTTAAATATACTTCCATGATGCGTTGCTTATTCCAACATAATTCAATAAGAAAAGTAAAATACACTTCTAATCCTTTACGTATCCAACTTCTGCCGGGCCAAAGAAAAACGTTCTTTGCTGTTTGTTGGCTAATGGTACTTGCGCCTCTTTTTTTCTTATGCTTCTCGTTGTGTTTCATTGCTTTTTCAATGGCTTCAAAGTCAAAGCCATTGTGCTTTAAAAAATTTTGATCTTCAGAACAAACTACGGCTAATTGCAAATTATTAGGGATTTTGTCAAACGAAACCCAATCTTTTTTTAATCGCAGCTCTTTTCCTTCTGTAATTTGCTCAACACAACGAATAAGCATTAATGGAGTGAATGGTACCGGTACAAAGCGAAACAAAATAACGGAAAGTATGCTTAGGATGAGAAACCCAAGAAACAGTTTGAGTAAAAATTTGAATATTTTATGAAAAAACTTTTTCATGCTAGCAATAGGCCTGTTCCTATTAATTTATTTTATTGGGGAGTGTTTTTGCTTTAATTGTGTAAAGTATATCTCTTTTTCTTTGTTCCCATTCTTTTGGCAAGCCATGATAGCGTTGTCATATACATTTAGTGCACTTGGTTTTATTTTAAGCGCTTTTTCGTAAAACAAAATAGCATTTTTCAAGTCACCTTTATTGTGGTAACTAGCGCCAATATTGGCAATGGCGTCAGAGTGATTTTTGTCTAAAGCTTCTACTTTAAGAAAATATTCCAGTGCTTTGTCGTAGTCTTTTGCATTAAAACTTATTACGCCCAAATTGTTTAGTGCGTTGGTGTATTTTGGATTTAGTTCCAATGTTTTTAAATACACTTCTTTTGCATTTGCAAAATCGCCCATGCCGTAATAGCTAACTCCTAGGTTGTAGTATGCATCGGGGTCTTTGTCGTATATCTTCAATCCATTTTTAAAGTACTCAACAGATTTTCCATAAAAAGCTGCTTTCTCTTGCGGATTAGTGCTTATTTCCGCTTGTGTCCGGTATTCACTGGCTAAGGAGAACTGTGCTCTGGCGCTATTGGGAGAAGTGATAACACCTGATTTAAACAGTTCAAAATTGTTTTTCCAAACTTTGTTTCTAGGTATTGTAATAGAAGAATAAATTAATAGAATTGGGATAATAAGAATAAGTGTTTTGGAGCTTTTCTGAAATACATTTTTATTTATTTGGCTTACTAAAAGCGGAAATGCGAAGCAAAAAGCTAATGATGGTGCAAATAAAAATCGTTCGCCAAAGGTTGCACCAATTTTAACTGCCAAGTTGGAAACAAGAAATAGAGTCAAAAAGAAAAAAACAAAACTAAATGCCAAGAAATCCTTTTTGAAAAAATTTACAGCGGAATAAATAATTAATCCAATGTATGTAGTTAATGATAACAAGGCTTTCCAGTCTGAAAAATTAACCAATGTAATTTGATTGTATGAATAGTCCCAACTAAGTGGGTATGGAATAAATAGCATAAATAAATATTTTCCCAAATGAACCATGTTCGTTGCAAACATTTCCATAGGTGTTTTTGCAGCCATGAGTGCGTTATTCATTACAATTATTTTTTCATTAAACGTAATGCTTGTCATAACTTGAGAACGTATAATGACGTATAGAAACATTATACCTATATATGGCAGCGAGGTTTTAATTATTTCTGCAATTGTTTTTGTAGAAAAAAAGAATAATAATATCGCTATGATAATGCCAAACATAAGCCCGGTTTCCTTACTAAAACAAGCTAATCCAAAGAATAAAATGGATAAAATGTAATTGTTTTTTTTCTGAGTTGTTAAGTACTTGAATACATAATAAAAGGAAATTACACCAAACATAAAGCTTAGCAATTCATCTCTACTCTTAATGTTTGCAACTACTTCGGTATGTATCGGATGAAATGTAAAAAGTAGCGCCCCCGTAAGAGCCATTAATGGTGTAAATTTTTCGTTGGTTAGTTTAAGGAGAAATAAAAAAACAAATACACAGGTAATGCCATAAAATACAATATTAAAAAAATGAGAAACGTGCGGATTCAAGCCGAATAGCTGCACTTCAATCATAAAATTTAATAAGGCAATGGGACGATATTGTGCATCGTTAAACCCATTGAAGCCATGTAAAGATCCTTTGTTGAATATATCTGATAAAGCTGAAAAACCTTGTTGGATATAGGTATTCTTACGTGTGTAAATGTCGTCATCCAAGGCGTAATCATGTCCTAATGTATTTCCATAAAGTAAAAATGCACAAATAAATAGGATGCCTGCAATTACGCTATTTTTCCATGGTAAAGTATTTGATGGAGTTGTTTTTTTTGCTGTGTTTTTTTGTACTTTCTTATTGGCAGACATGTAATCTGATATTGAATTTTGATGTAAATAAAACAACTTGTAAGCATAAAAATAAATATTTACTATGTATTTTAGTGCATCTTATGGATAAAGAGATTTTAGCTACTCATACATTGCCTGTAATGGAGCGTTTTTATACGTTGCAGGGAGAAGGATTTTATTCGGGCAATGCTGCTTATTTTATAAGATTGGGTGGCTGTGATGTCGGCTGTCATTGGTGCGATGTAAAAGAAAGTTGGGATAGTAGTTTGCATCCTAACGTGGCAATTACTGATTTAGTAGAGGATGCCGTTAAATCTGGCACTAATATTGTTGTAATTACCGGAGGAGAGCCATTAATGCATGATTTAACACTTTTAACTAAACTGTTGCAAGATAAAGGACTTGTAGTCAATTTAGAAACATCCGGAGCACATGCTATTTCCGGAGTGTATAATTGGATTTGTTTATCGCCCAAGAAATTTAAACAACCATTACCTCCTTTATTTGACAAAGCAAACGAGCTGAAAATTATAGTGTTTAATAAAGATGATTTTAAATGGGCAGAGGAAAATGCAAAACGTGTAGGTGGAAATTGTAAACTGTATTTGCAACCCGAGTGGGATAAAAAAGATAAAGTATTGCCTTTGATTATTGAGTATATTCAGCAAAATCCTAAATGGCAATTGTCTTTACAAACACATAAATATATTAACATACCATAACCTTTTAATTCCCTCCTTGAGGAGGGTTAGGGAGGTGTTATAAATCAAATTATGAGAAAACTATTTTTACATTTTATACTAATTTTCTTTATAGGTAATAGTGTATTGGCGCAAATACCTCCAAAATATTCTACCACCAGCTCAAAGGCAATTAAATACTACGAAAGCGCAACAAAATATTTTGATGCTCGAGACAATGAGAAAACCATATCGGAAGCATACAAGGCAATAGAGAAGGATCCGAATTTTATGGAGCCTTATTACCTAATTGCAGATGCGTATGTAGATAGCAGGAAACTTGATAAAGCGTTGGAGTTGTACGAAAGAAGCTTTGGTGTAAACCCCAATTACTATCCCAATGCGTATTATACTGCAGGTGCTATTGCTATTAATATGGGACAATACGAAAAGTGCAAACTTTTTTTAGAAAAATTTTTGAAATTCCCTAATGTCAACGAAGTGTTTAAAGGTACTTCCGAAAAGTATCTTTTGGATTGCGATTTTGCTATTCAGGCAATGAGATCTCCGGTTCCTTTTAATCCAATTAATTTAGAAGGTGCTATTAATACTATCGATCACGAATATTTTCCTTCTATTACTGCCGATGGAAAAACTTTTTTGTTTACAAGAAACTTAAAAGACGCAACAGCTCCTGCGGGTTATCAAGAAGATTTTTTTGTAAGTAAGAAGAATGAATCCGGCTGGCAGCAGGCTTTGCCAATAGGAACACCTATAAACACGCTCGATAACGAAGGAGCTCCTACAATTTCGGCAGACGGGCAAATATTGATTTTTGCTGCTTGTAACAGGCCGGATGGCGCAGGTAGTTGCGATTTGTATTTTTCTCGTAAAGTAGGAGAGAAGTGGACAAAGCCAATGAATATGGGCGCTCCAATCAACACTCGAAATTGGGAGACGCAGCCTTGTTTTTCTTCCGATGGTAAAACACTTTATTTTGTAAGAGGAACAGTTACTCGCGAAGGAATAAAAAATCAAGATATTTATGTGTGTGAACTAAAAGCAGATGGCACTTGGAGTACGCCACTTTCTCTTGGCGCCACCATCAATTCACCTGAAAGAGAAGAGTCTGTTTTTATTCACCCGGATAATCAAACGCTATACTTTGCTTCTAATGGACATCCAGGAATGGGAGGTATGGATATTTATGTTTCTCGTAAGCTTGCAGACGGCAAGTGGTCCACACCCATTAATTTGGGTTATCCAATAAATACCTACAGTGATGAGAATAGTTTGTTGGTAGGACCCGATGGTAAGCTGGCTTATTTTGCTTCCGGAAGAGAAGGAGGGAAGGGTGGTTTAGATTTGTATCAATTTGAATTGTATGATAAAATTCGCCCCGAGAATTTAACGTATGTAAAAGGTAAGGTTTTTGATAGCAGAACAAAAAAGCCTGTTAGTGCATTGTTTGAGTTGGTTGATTTGTCAACTTCTAAAATCGTTTTAGAGTCAGAGTCAAATATGGGTAACGGTGAATTTTTAGTTTGCTTAACCGCAAATAAAAATTATGCGTTGAATGTTTCTAAAAACGGGTATTTGTTTTACTCCGAAAATTTTTCGTTAAAGGATGTGATGGCGGATATCAGCAAGCCTTTTCAAATGGATGTACCTTTGCAACCTATTGATACCGGCATGTCTGTTGAGTTGAAGAATGTTTTTTTTGAAACAGGGAAATTTGATTTAAAGCCTGAATCTGTTGTGGAGTTAGACAAGTTAGTAGCGTTTATGAATAGGAATAAAAATTTGAAAATTGAAATCAGCGGACATACCGACAATGTGGGTGATAAGAAAGCGAATCAGCAATTGTCGGAGAATCGTGCTAAATCTGTATCTGAGTATTTAGTGAAAAAAGCTGTTGATTCTACTCGAATTATTTATAAAGGATATGGAGACGCAAAACCTAAAGTAGATAACAACAGCGATAGTAATAGAGCTAAAAACCGAAGAACTGAATTTAAGATAGTATCAAAAATGTAGTTCTAAAATCCTTTTGTAAAATGATGCGTGTAGTCAATCAAAAACGTGCAGCACAGTAGTATTGAATGCAGCGCGATTATTTTTGTGTAATATGCATTTCTGCCGGCAATATTTATAATTCCCCAAAGCGATAGTATAATAGCCAAGCACGATTGTAACCAAACCGATTTAATTAAATAATCTAAAATGGTAATATGTGTTTTTAGTTGAGAATCTTCTTGATTAAGCGCATAAATGTTTGATGAAAACTCTCCGGTTTTTTTATTCTTTGTTGTCTTTAATTTTGTTTTGTAAATGCTTTCTTTTTTATCTACTGCCATTTTGTATGGTAGAATGTAATACCCAATATAACTGACAAATAGAACAAAGAATACAATAGTAGGATATAATCCATACTTTCTTTTTCTATGGTTGTTTTTGTAAATAACAATGATGTTGATTGTAAGTAGTAGTAGGATGATTATAATTATTTCCATTTTATTTACAGTATGTGTCTAACATTTGTTTAGCCCCGGAAAAGTTTAATTGCAATGCTTTTCCCCAATCATCACAAGCCCCTTTTAGGTCGTTTGTGTAATATTTTACAGCAGCGCGGTTGCTATATGCTTCGCTATAATTAGGATTCAGCTCAATTGCTTTATTGTAATTTTCAAGCGCAAGCGGATAGTTTTTTAAATAGTAGTAAGACACGCCTCTGTTGGAATAAGCATCGGCATAATCTGGTTTTAGTTGAATGGTTCTATCAAAATCTTTTATTGCTCCTTCGTAATCTTGTAGAGTGTATTTTACCAATCCTCTGTTGTGTAGCCCAACAAAAAAGGTGCTGTCGTTTTCTATGGCTTTGGTGTAATCTTCAATTGCTCCCTTATAATCTTTCATATTTCTTTTGCAGGAAGCTCTATTGTTGTAGGGTAATTGATAGTTTGAGTCTAAGGCAATGGCTTTGCTATAATCTTTTATGGCAGTTTCATAGTCTTTTAAATTGTAGCTAATGTTGCCTCTATTATTAAATGCTTCTGCAAAAGTGGAGTCGTATTTAATGCCTTCATTAAAATCTTTCATTGCCGCATCGTATTGTTTTAGCTCACTTTCAACCGCTGCTCTTACCCAATAAGGATGTGCTACTTCCGGATTTTTTTTAATTACATCCGAAAACAATACAGTAACATCTTTCCATAACATCGTTTGTTGGTAGGTAAGACCTGTAAATACAAGGAAAATAACTGCTATTACATATCCTATTATTTTTTTCTTTATAAAATGTTGATACAAGTTGCCAACAATAAAACCAAGTCCAATAAAGGGTATATACGAGTATCTATCTGCTGCAATGGTTCGCCCTATCGGAATTAATTGAATAGTAAGCGATATGGAAAACAGAAAAAATAGCAAGCCGAACAGGATTTCTTTTTTTAGAAATTTTATTTTGTAGATATACCATCCAAGTGCTATAAGTGCGAGTGCAGAAATGTAATATTCCACGGGTAATAATCCATCTGCTTTGGCAGGGTAATAATACATTGCACATAAATTAATTGGAGCAATAAATTTTACTACATAAAAAAGAATTGCGTATGCAATAAGAAAAGGTCGGTCTGTTATAGGAAATGGAGGCCCCATGTTGGTAGCACCTGCTTCTTTTTGCGAATCGATTGCTACAACTCCAAATACAATAGAAATAAGAAGTAGCAGTACAATAGGTAAATAATTTTTTAAAGAATGTTTTTCTTTTTGCTGATACCACGTAATACAAGCTAATACCAATGGAAGAGTAATTGCTGCCGATTTGCTTAATATAGATAGTACAAAGAATAGAAGTACATAAATAAATTGTATTATTTTTTTTGTATTGAGATAGGATAAATAAAATTTAATGGAGAGTAAATAGAAAAACGAGTAGAGTACATCTTTGCGTTCCGAAATCCACGCAACCGACTCTACATGCATTGGATGCAGCGCAAAGACCGCTGCTGTAATAATCGAAATGTTTTTTTGCTTACTTATGCTGTTTACAATTTGGAAAACTAAAAGCGTATTAAGCAAATGAAATAGCAGATTTATTGTTTTATATCCTTTCGGATTTAATTGCCAAAAATGATAGTCTAGTGCATAAGATAAAATAGTAATGGGCTGATAGTTTCCAATGTAATAATTGGTAAACATTTTTTTAATGTTCGTTGAATTTAATTGTTTGATGTCATCATTGTTTAGTACGTATTGATGGTCATCCCAATTGGTAAGAAAATTGTTTTGTAGAGAAGGGTAATAAGTGAAAAATGTAATTACTAACAAAAGACCCAACCAAACTGCACCTATTTTTTTTTGAGTACTTGGTATTTGTACAGCAGGGGATTTCTTTGTTTTGCTGCTCATTTATTAAAAAAGCCGTTTTAGTACACGCAGGTTGTGTGTATATTTTCCAAGTTCTTTGTTAAAGATACCTTGATGGTCAAGATTATCTATGCGAACATAGCCGGAAGAATGAATTATTTTATTGTTTTTTAGCAAAATGCCTACATGTGTAATTTTGCCTTCTGTATTATCAAAAAAGGCTAAGTCGCCCGGCTCTCCTTCATCTACAAAGCTTAGCGGGGTTCCTAGTTCTGCTTGTTGGTATGCATCTCTGGGCAGTTTGTATCCCGACAGTTTATATACCAATTGCGTAAAGCCAGAGCAGTCAATTCCAAAAGGACTTTTACCGCCCCACAAATAAGGAGAATTTAAAAAAAGATAGGCATACTCAACAACTTCCTTTTTTTTAGGAGAGCTAAAATCAATTCGTTTAAAAGCGCCTTCGTATTGGTATTCGGTATCAGCAATTTTAAAATCTTTTCCTTTTACTAAAGGCAGCGAACATCCTGCTGTTATAGGCATAGATGCAATTCCGCAACTTATAGGTTGAATTAGTTCAGAAACAATAGTTAGCGGAGATTGTGCAATTTGTTCGGCTATTTCAGTAGTAATGGCAGTATGTTGTTTTTTATGAATCCAGCATTCATAGTTATCAAAGGTAATTTTTATGTGTATCCAATCTTCTTCTTCCTTAAGTACCTGGTACGTTTCTCCAAAAAGCAATTGTGTCACCATTTCGCTTTTGTGCGATGGTTCTGCTTTACAAGGAACTACAGACAGTTTACAAATTCCGAACACGTAAAAAAATTATAAATTAAAAATTGAAAATGAAGAACTGTTTTTACTAATTTTTTATGCTACATTCTTAATTTCCAATTTCAGTTAAACATTTTCTATAACCAATGCGCTAGCGCCACCACCACCATTACAAATACCTGCAGCACCGTATTTAGCATTGTTTTGCTTTAATACATTTAATAATGTTACAACAATTCTAGCGCCTGATGCACCAAGCGGATGTCCTAATGAAACAGCACCGCCATTTATATTTACTTTTTTAGGGTCTAGATTTAGTTCTTTATTGTTTGCAATAGATACAACGGAGAATGCTTCATTTATTTCATAAAAATCAATGTCGGATGGTTTCAATCCTGCTTTGGCAATTGCTCTAGGCAATGCTTTTGAAGGCGCTGTTGTAAACCATTCCGGAGCTTGTTCTGCATCGGCATATCCTCTTATAATTGCAAGCGGCTTTATTCCTAATTTGTCTGCTTTTGCTTTGCTCATTAGTATTAAGGCAGCAGCTCCATCGTTTAGCGTAGATGCATTTGCGGCAGTTACTGTTCCGTCTTTTTGAAATACAGGTCTTAATTCCGGTAGTTTTTCAAATTTTACATTTTTATATTCTTCGTCTTCTTTTACTACAAGTGCATCTCCCTTTTTTTGCGGAATTTCTACCGCTGCAATTTCATTGGCAAATTTGCCTGCACTCCATGCTGCAGCCGAGCGTTTGTATGATTCTATGGCGTAGGCATCTTGTTCTTCTCTCGATATGTTGCATTCTTTAGCACACAACTCTGCTGCATTTCCCATATGGTAGTTGTTGTACACATCCGTCAAGCCATCTTTTACCAATCCATCAATGATTGTTCCATTGCCAAGTCTGTATCCGTTTCTTGCGGCATCTAAATAATACGGAACTTGCGACATGTTTTCCATTCCTCCTGCAACTACTACATCATTATCGCCAAGCATAATCGATTGAGCTCCCAACATGATTGATTTCATGCCGGACGCACATACTTTATTAATAGTGGTGCAGTGCACAGTATTCGGCAATCCTGCGAAAATAGCAGCTTGTCTGGCAGGTGCTTGACCAACGTTGGCTTGAAGCACATTCCCCATCAATACTTCATTAACTTCTTTTGGGTCTAATTTAATGCGCTCTAATGCTGATTTTATGGCAGCTGCGCCTAGTTTTGTTGCCGAAAGGCTTGCTAACACTCCGTTGAA
This genomic window from Bacteroidota bacterium contains:
- a CDS encoding acetyl-CoA C-acyltransferase translates to MQEVYIVSAVRTPIGSFNGVLASLSATKLGAAAIKSALERIKLDPKEVNEVLMGNVLQANVGQAPARQAAIFAGLPNTVHCTTINKVCASGMKSIMLGAQSIMLGDNDVVVAGGMENMSQVPYYLDAARNGYRLGNGTIIDGLVKDGLTDVYNNYHMGNAAELCAKECNISREEQDAYAIESYKRSAAAWSAGKFANEIAAVEIPQKKGDALVVKEDEEYKNVKFEKLPELRPVFQKDGTVTAANASTLNDGAAALILMSKAKADKLGIKPLAIIRGYADAEQAPEWFTTAPSKALPRAIAKAGLKPSDIDFYEINEAFSVVSIANNKELNLDPKKVNINGGAVSLGHPLGASGARIVVTLLNVLKQNNAKYGAAGICNGGGGASALVIENV
- a CDS encoding tetratricopeptide repeat protein is translated as MSSKTKKSPAVQIPSTQKKIGAVWLGLLLVITFFTYYPSLQNNFLTNWDDHQYVLNNDDIKQLNSTNIKKMFTNYYIGNYQPITILSYALDYHFWQLNPKGYKTINLLFHLLNTLLVFQIVNSISKQKNISIITAAVFALHPMHVESVAWISERKDVLYSFFYLLSIKFYLSYLNTKKIIQFIYVLLFFVLSILSKSAAITLPLVLACITWYQQKEKHSLKNYLPIVLLLLISIVFGVVAIDSQKEAGATNMGPPFPITDRPFLIAYAILFYVVKFIAPINLCAMYYYPAKADGLLPVEYYISALALIALGWYIYKIKFLKKEILFGLLFFLFSISLTIQLIPIGRTIAADRYSYIPFIGLGFIVGNLYQHFIKKKIIGYVIAVIFLVFTGLTYQQTMLWKDVTVLFSDVIKKNPEVAHPYWVRAAVESELKQYDAAMKDFNEGIKYDSTFAEAFNNRGNISYNLKDYETAIKDYSKAIALDSNYQLPYNNRASCKRNMKDYKGAIEDYTKAIENDSTFFVGLHNRGLVKYTLQDYEGAIKDFDRTIQLKPDYADAYSNRGVSYYYLKNYPLALENYNKAIELNPNYSEAYSNRAAVKYYTNDLKGACDDWGKALQLNFSGAKQMLDTYCK
- a CDS encoding tetratricopeptide repeat protein; protein product: MSANKKVQKNTAKKTTPSNTLPWKNSVIAGILFICAFLLYGNTLGHDYALDDDIYTRKNTYIQQGFSALSDIFNKGSLHGFNGFNDAQYRPIALLNFMIEVQLFGLNPHVSHFFNIVFYGITCVFVFLFLLKLTNEKFTPLMALTGALLFTFHPIHTEVVANIKSRDELLSFMFGVISFYYVFKYLTTQKKNNYILSILFFGLACFSKETGLMFGIIIAILLFFFSTKTIAEIIKTSLPYIGIMFLYVIIRSQVMTSITFNEKIIVMNNALMAAKTPMEMFATNMVHLGKYLFMLFIPYPLSWDYSYNQITLVNFSDWKALLSLTTYIGLIIYSAVNFFKKDFLAFSFVFFFLTLFLVSNLAVKIGATFGERFLFAPSLAFCFAFPLLVSQINKNVFQKSSKTLILIIPILLIYSSITIPRNKVWKNNFELFKSGVITSPNSARAQFSLASEYRTQAEISTNPQEKAAFYGKSVEYFKNGLKIYDKDPDAYYNLGVSYYGMGDFANAKEVYLKTLELNPKYTNALNNLGVISFNAKDYDKALEYFLKVEALDKNHSDAIANIGASYHNKGDLKNAILFYEKALKIKPSALNVYDNAIMACQKNGNKEKEIYFTQLKQKHSPIK
- a CDS encoding radical SAM protein, with the translated sequence MERFYTLQGEGFYSGNAAYFIRLGGCDVGCHWCDVKESWDSSLHPNVAITDLVEDAVKSGTNIVVITGGEPLMHDLTLLTKLLQDKGLVVNLETSGAHAISGVYNWICLSPKKFKQPLPPLFDKANELKIIVFNKDDFKWAEENAKRVGGNCKLYLQPEWDKKDKVLPLIIEYIQQNPKWQLSLQTHKYINIP
- a CDS encoding dihydroorotase; protein product: MNILIQSATIIDAQSPFNGKQVDILVKNGVIEQLKKGIKADKNTKVISAKNLHVSAGWFDMQANLCDPGFEYKEDINSGIQSAAQGGFTHVAVMPSTNPTLSSKAQIEYVLNKAKGKIVAILPIGSISENQEGKDIAELYDMHQSGAIAFSDDKKSMKNSGLLIRALQYAQLFKGSIITYCNDSTIAHDGKMNESATSTSLGLKGLPALAEEVIVQRNIAIAEYCNAALHIGPISTKKSVEQIKEAKKKKLKITASVNAYNLLLDDSNLTDFNTNCKVLPPLRSKEDIAALKKGIAEGTINCITSDHSPEDTESKNVEFDMAAFGMIGLETAFAVSNTALGKENLSQLINAITVQPRAITNQAPVTISEKSLACLTLFDPSAEWTVEEKNIKSKSKNTPFIGAKLTGKVIGIINNNQVHLNS
- the mtgA gene encoding monofunctional biosynthetic peptidoglycan transglycosylase; this encodes MKKFFHKIFKFLLKLFLGFLILSILSVILFRFVPVPFTPLMLIRCVEQITEGKELRLKKDWVSFDKIPNNLQLAVVCSEDQNFLKHNGFDFEAIEKAMKHNEKHKKKRGASTISQQTAKNVFLWPGRSWIRKGLEVYFTFLIELCWNKQRIMEVYLNIIEMGDGVYGAQATAKYFFKKDAHKLSRTESALIAAVLPNPRKFSIKAPSGYVRGRQNFVLEQMSLWGGILRYQEVGTK
- a CDS encoding C40 family peptidase; this translates as MFGICKLSVVPCKAEPSHKSEMVTQLLFGETYQVLKEEEDWIHIKITFDNYECWIHKKQHTAITTEIAEQIAQSPLTIVSELIQPISCGIASMPITAGCSLPLVKGKDFKIADTEYQYEGAFKRIDFSSPKKKEVVEYAYLFLNSPYLWGGKSPFGIDCSGFTQLVYKLSGYKLPRDAYQQAELGTPLSFVDEGEPGDLAFFDNTEGKITHVGILLKNNKIIHSSGYVRIDNLDHQGIFNKELGKYTHNLRVLKRLF
- a CDS encoding PD40 domain-containing protein — encoded protein: MRKLFLHFILIFFIGNSVLAQIPPKYSTTSSKAIKYYESATKYFDARDNEKTISEAYKAIEKDPNFMEPYYLIADAYVDSRKLDKALELYERSFGVNPNYYPNAYYTAGAIAINMGQYEKCKLFLEKFLKFPNVNEVFKGTSEKYLLDCDFAIQAMRSPVPFNPINLEGAINTIDHEYFPSITADGKTFLFTRNLKDATAPAGYQEDFFVSKKNESGWQQALPIGTPINTLDNEGAPTISADGQILIFAACNRPDGAGSCDLYFSRKVGEKWTKPMNMGAPINTRNWETQPCFSSDGKTLYFVRGTVTREGIKNQDIYVCELKADGTWSTPLSLGATINSPEREESVFIHPDNQTLYFASNGHPGMGGMDIYVSRKLADGKWSTPINLGYPINTYSDENSLLVGPDGKLAYFASGREGGKGGLDLYQFELYDKIRPENLTYVKGKVFDSRTKKPVSALFELVDLSTSKIVLESESNMGNGEFLVCLTANKNYALNVSKNGYLFYSENFSLKDVMADISKPFQMDVPLQPIDTGMSVELKNVFFETGKFDLKPESVVELDKLVAFMNRNKNLKIEISGHTDNVGDKKANQQLSENRAKSVSEYLVKKAVDSTRIIYKGYGDAKPKVDNNSDSNRAKNRRTEFKIVSKM